Proteins from a single region of Crassaminicella profunda:
- a CDS encoding NfeD family protein, producing MLMIYKIAFITGILYAVVSLILGHLFDAVDVDMDFDGDIHIPIFTILPIKPITIITFITVFGGVGIMCSNKGVNSIFAFLMAIVIAYAITSLVYRLIMIPLYKAQNTSAASQRDLIGVDAVVKSSIVKNGFGQITYVKNGNTYDSPAKHVNGEHLEVGTKVFIVDIKENIYYVEKKNFYYEIESKI from the coding sequence ATGTTGATGATCTATAAGATTGCTTTTATAACGGGTATTTTGTATGCTGTTGTTTCTTTAATATTGGGGCATTTATTTGATGCAGTAGATGTAGATATGGATTTTGATGGGGATATACATATTCCCATTTTTACAATCTTACCCATTAAACCTATTACTATTATTACCTTTATCACTGTATTTGGAGGAGTAGGGATTATGTGTAGCAACAAAGGAGTAAACTCTATTTTTGCTTTTTTGATGGCTATAGTCATTGCCTATGCTATTACTTCATTGGTTTACAGGTTGATTATGATTCCCTTATACAAAGCACAAAATACTAGTGCTGCATCTCAAAGAGATTTGATTGGAGTAGATGCAGTTGTAAAATCTTCTATTGTAAAAAATGGATTTGGACAAATAACTTATGTAAAAAATGGAAATACCTATGATTCCCCTGCAAAGCATGTGAATGGAGAACATCTAGAAGTAGGAACAAAAGTGTTTATAGTAGATATAAAGGAAAATATCTATTATGTAGAAAAAAAGAATTTCTATTATGAAATAGAATCAAAAATTTAA
- a CDS encoding flotillin family protein, with protein MGQYLIPIGIVGVIIVLVIGVLSMWRKVPQDKAIVVTGLKKRVISGGGGLVIPLFERTDVISLENMKIDIRTERALTEQGVGIIVDGVTVIKVKSDEESIYSSVEQFNTGREAETIEFVKETAKDVLEGKLREIISKMTVEEIHKDREKFASQVQEVAALDLAGMGLEIKAFTIKDISDTNGYLEALGKKRIAEVKRDAEIAEANASAERDIKKAQAQREAKVNTAIAFKEGEKARLAAETEIAEFSKDKELKVQGYRKDQETEKAKADLAYEIEGNKVKKEVTETEMAVELLKKERAIDIAEKEAARRERELEASVKKQAEAQKYKDIQEAEARAQAMKLEAEARRFKEIQEAEARATGIKIEGQAKAEAVKLEGEAQAKVIEQKGLAEAEAMAKKAEAFQQYNEAAVIQMLVEKLPEIAKSISEPLSKTEKIVIVDNGGEGKNNGAAKVSNYITSMVSQVPEVVEATTGINLLDLLKNKVDVNQVLKQEKIEQKKDEEVELY; from the coding sequence ATGGGGCAATATTTAATCCCTATAGGAATAGTAGGGGTGATTATTGTTTTAGTAATTGGTGTTTTATCCATGTGGAGAAAGGTTCCACAAGATAAGGCAATTGTTGTAACAGGTTTAAAGAAGAGAGTAATCTCTGGTGGCGGGGGATTAGTAATCCCTTTATTTGAAAGAACGGATGTTATTTCTCTAGAAAATATGAAAATTGATATTAGAACAGAAAGAGCATTAACAGAACAAGGGGTAGGAATTATTGTAGATGGGGTTACTGTTATTAAGGTAAAATCAGATGAGGAATCTATTTATTCATCAGTAGAGCAATTTAATACAGGTCGTGAAGCAGAAACCATTGAATTTGTAAAAGAGACGGCAAAGGATGTATTAGAGGGAAAATTACGTGAGATTATTTCAAAAATGACAGTGGAAGAAATTCACAAAGACAGAGAAAAATTTGCTTCTCAGGTTCAAGAGGTAGCAGCATTAGACCTTGCAGGAATGGGACTTGAAATAAAAGCATTTACCATTAAAGATATATCTGATACTAATGGATACTTAGAAGCTTTAGGAAAGAAAAGAATTGCAGAAGTAAAAAGAGATGCAGAAATTGCTGAAGCTAATGCAAGTGCTGAAAGAGATATTAAAAAAGCGCAAGCTCAAAGAGAAGCAAAAGTCAATACAGCTATAGCTTTTAAAGAAGGAGAAAAGGCAAGACTCGCAGCAGAGACAGAAATTGCAGAATTTAGTAAGGATAAAGAGTTAAAAGTACAAGGATACAGAAAAGATCAAGAAACAGAAAAAGCAAAAGCTGACCTAGCTTATGAAATTGAGGGAAACAAAGTTAAAAAAGAAGTAACTGAAACAGAAATGGCAGTAGAACTTCTTAAAAAGGAAAGAGCTATAGACATTGCAGAAAAAGAAGCTGCAAGACGTGAAAGAGAACTTGAAGCAAGTGTAAAAAAACAAGCAGAAGCACAAAAATATAAGGATATTCAAGAAGCAGAAGCCAGAGCACAAGCCATGAAATTAGAAGCAGAAGCAAGAAGATTTAAAGAAATTCAAGAAGCGGAAGCACGGGCTACAGGGATTAAGATTGAAGGGCAAGCTAAGGCTGAAGCTGTTAAATTAGAAGGGGAAGCACAAGCGAAGGTTATTGAACAAAAAGGTTTAGCTGAAGCGGAAGCCATGGCGAAGAAAGCAGAAGCATTTCAACAATACAACGAAGCAGCTGTTATTCAAATGCTTGTTGAAAAATTACCAGAGATTGCAAAAAGCATTTCAGAGCCTCTTTCAAAAACAGAAAAAATTGTTATTGTGGATAATGGAGGAGAGGGTAAAAACAATGGCGCTGCCAAGGTTTCAAATTATATCACTAGTATGGTATCACAAGTACCTGAGGTTGTAGAAGCTACAACGGGAATCAATTTATTAGATTTGCTTAAAAATAAAGTAGATGTAAACCAAGTGCTTAAGCAAGAAAAGATAGAGCAAAAAAAAGACGAAGAAGTTGAACTATATTAA
- a CDS encoding DUF2508 family protein gives MNKKNDITKKNVSHHHIFKTFYLKVFKVADKKTEEAQLLCDIKSALREWKNAENIFQFVTSPDLIDHAIYRIEAAKLRYIHLIKLAKKMNMKGIL, from the coding sequence ATGAATAAAAAAAATGATATTACAAAAAAAAATGTTTCCCATCATCACATCTTTAAAACTTTTTATTTAAAAGTTTTTAAAGTTGCTGACAAAAAAACAGAAGAAGCTCAACTCCTATGTGATATAAAATCTGCCCTTAGAGAATGGAAAAATGCAGAGAATATTTTTCAATTTGTAACAAGTCCTGATTTAATAGATCATGCCATCTATAGAATAGAAGCTGCAAAACTAAGATATATTCATCTTATAAAATTAGCAAAAAAAATGAATATGAAAGGGATTCTATAA
- a CDS encoding NCS2 family permease: protein MESLFKLSEKKTTVKTEIVAGVTTFMTMAYILVVNPNILSVTGMDQGAVFTATALSAAFATFLMAFMANLPFALAPGMGLNAFFAFSVCLGMGYSWQFALTAVLIEGLIFIILTLTNVREAIINGMPMVIKNAVSVGIGLFIAFIGFQSAGIIVKNDAVLVGLGNVKDPGVLLALVAIIITGVLLVKNVKGALLIGMIITTIGGVIIGKTAMPASFISTPPSIKPIFWQFVGMEEILSWNMVLVVFTFLFVDLFDTLGTLIGVSTKANMIDENGRIPKVKQALFADAIGTTVGSVLGTSTVTTFVESASGVAEGGRTGLTSFTTGCLFLGSIVLAPIFTAVPPQATAAVLVIVGMFMMSPILKINFDDFTEAIPAFLTIIMMPLTYSIAEGLVFGVISYVLLKAIAGRTKEVHPMMYVVAALFIFKHIAG from the coding sequence TTGGAAAGCTTATTTAAGTTATCTGAGAAAAAAACAACTGTAAAGACTGAAATTGTTGCTGGGGTTACAACTTTTATGACAATGGCGTATATTTTAGTTGTTAATCCAAACATATTAAGTGTTACAGGGATGGATCAAGGAGCAGTGTTTACGGCTACAGCTCTTTCAGCAGCATTTGCTACATTTTTAATGGCATTTATGGCAAATCTTCCATTTGCATTGGCACCTGGGATGGGACTAAATGCATTCTTTGCTTTTTCTGTATGTTTGGGAATGGGATATAGTTGGCAGTTTGCTTTAACTGCAGTTTTAATTGAAGGACTTATATTTATCATACTTACTTTAACAAATGTTCGTGAGGCCATTATTAATGGAATGCCTATGGTCATAAAAAATGCAGTAAGCGTTGGTATTGGTTTGTTTATTGCTTTTATAGGATTTCAAAGTGCTGGTATTATCGTAAAAAATGATGCAGTGTTAGTAGGACTTGGAAATGTGAAGGATCCTGGCGTGTTATTAGCATTAGTAGCTATTATTATAACAGGGGTATTGCTTGTGAAAAATGTAAAAGGTGCTTTGCTAATCGGCATGATTATTACAACTATTGGTGGTGTCATTATTGGAAAAACAGCTATGCCAGCTAGTTTTATTAGTACACCTCCATCTATAAAGCCTATCTTTTGGCAATTTGTTGGAATGGAAGAGATTTTATCTTGGAATATGGTACTTGTAGTATTTACCTTCTTGTTTGTAGATTTATTTGATACATTAGGAACATTAATTGGTGTATCTACAAAGGCAAATATGATAGATGAAAATGGAAGAATTCCGAAAGTTAAACAAGCATTGTTTGCAGATGCTATTGGTACAACTGTTGGATCAGTGCTTGGAACAAGTACAGTAACTACCTTTGTTGAAAGTGCATCAGGAGTTGCAGAAGGAGGAAGAACTGGTTTAACTTCCTTTACAACAGGATGTTTGTTCTTAGGATCTATTGTACTTGCACCGATATTTACTGCTGTTCCACCACAAGCTACTGCAGCTGTGTTAGTTATAGTAGGCATGTTTATGATGAGTCCAATACTTAAAATTAATTTTGATGATTTTACAGAGGCTATTCCAGCGTTCTTAACCATCATCATGATGCCTTTAACTTATAGTATTGCAGAAGGACTTGTATTTGGTGTGATTTCCTATGTGCTTTTAAAAGCTATAGCAGGAAGAACAAAAGAAGTACATCCAATGATGTATGTTGTGGCAGCACTATTTATTTTTAAGCACATAGCTGGTTAA
- the purE gene encoding 5-(carboxyamino)imidazole ribonucleotide mutase, whose product MMKVAMIMGSDSDYKVVEKTEKVLKDFGIETQVRVISAHRTPNRAMEFAKGAEEKGVEVIIGAAGKAAHLPGVIAAFTTLPVIGLPIKSSTMDGLDSLLSIVQMPKGIPVATVAINGAENAALLAIQILSTKYPVLREKLKAFREMQEKEVIEKDEMFLNK is encoded by the coding sequence ATGATGAAGGTTGCAATGATCATGGGAAGTGATTCAGATTATAAGGTAGTTGAAAAGACAGAGAAAGTTTTAAAGGATTTTGGTATAGAAACTCAAGTGCGTGTGATTTCAGCCCATAGAACACCAAATCGTGCTATGGAATTTGCTAAAGGTGCTGAAGAAAAAGGGGTTGAAGTCATTATTGGAGCTGCTGGAAAAGCTGCTCACTTACCAGGGGTAATAGCTGCGTTCACAACATTACCTGTTATAGGACTTCCTATAAAATCATCAACAATGGATGGATTAGATTCATTATTATCTATTGTGCAAATGCCAAAGGGGATTCCTGTAGCAACAGTTGCAATCAATGGAGCAGAAAATGCAGCACTTTTAGCTATACAAATATTATCTACAAAATATCCAGTGCTTCGCGAAAAGTTAAAAGCTTTTAGAGAGATGCAAGAAAAAGAAGTAATTGAGAAAGATGAGATGTTTTTAAATAAATAA
- the purC gene encoding phosphoribosylaminoimidazolesuccinocarboxamide synthase codes for MEKLAMLYEGKAKKVFKTSDEKRYIVEYKDDATAFNGVKKGTIHDKGIVNNKMSALLFKILEEKGVPTHLEELLNDRETLVKAVKILPLEVIIRNVAAGSLSKRLGIEEGKELNETVLEFCYKNDELGDPLINDYHVYAMELATKEQVEKVKEYTFKVNEVLKEFFIERGLKLIDFKLEFGLYEGNVILADEISPDTCRLWDKETNKKMDKDRFRRDLGNVEETYQEVLDRINK; via the coding sequence ATGGAAAAATTAGCAATGCTTTATGAAGGAAAGGCAAAAAAGGTATTTAAAACGAGTGATGAAAAAAGATATATTGTAGAATACAAAGATGATGCAACTGCTTTTAATGGTGTAAAAAAGGGAACAATCCATGATAAGGGAATTGTCAATAATAAAATGTCAGCATTATTATTTAAAATCCTAGAAGAAAAAGGGGTTCCTACTCATCTTGAAGAATTATTAAATGACAGAGAAACTCTTGTAAAGGCTGTAAAAATACTACCCCTTGAAGTAATCATAAGAAATGTTGCTGCAGGATCATTATCCAAAAGACTTGGAATAGAAGAAGGAAAAGAATTGAATGAAACAGTTTTAGAATTCTGCTATAAAAATGATGAATTAGGAGATCCATTAATTAATGATTACCATGTATATGCTATGGAGCTTGCTACAAAAGAACAAGTAGAAAAGGTAAAAGAATATACATTTAAGGTAAACGAAGTATTAAAAGAATTTTTCATTGAAAGAGGATTAAAATTAATTGATTTTAAATTAGAATTTGGACTATATGAAGGAAATGTGATTTTAGCGGATGAAATCTCTCCAGATACTTGTAGACTATGGGATAAAGAAACAAATAAAAAAATGGATAAGGATAGATTTAGAAGAGATTTAGGAAATGTGGAAGAAACTTACCAAGAAGTATTAGATAGAATTAACAAATAG
- the purF gene encoding amidophosphoribosyltransferase, with product MVNGVDLDKLKEECGIIGIYAPGIENISQLAYFGLHALQHRGQESAGIAANKAGEIHYYKEMGLVQEVFSDEIIERLQGDVAIGHVRYSTTGESYVTNAQPLVVHHKGGAIALAHNGNLVNANMIREKLEDDGVIFQTSIDSEVIANMIARNHKMGIEEAIKNTMKEIRGSYALVITCKDKLIGLRDPHGLRPLCLGKIDGGYVLSSESCAFHVIGAEFIRDIAPGEMIIIENNEIKSIQYNKNAKKALCSFEFVYFARPDSTLDGQSVYVARRNAGKILAKEHPVDADLVIAVPDSGTVAAIGYAQESKIPFGEGLIKNRYVGRTFIQPDQRMRERSVRLKLNVLKENIKGKRLVMVDDSIVRGTTSKQIVDMLKHAGAKEVHVRVCSPPVKYSCYFGIDTPTRKNLVGAVHSVEEIREMIGADSLGYLSIDGLVESIHMDGGSLCSACFSGDYPMEVPKQGSKYLFEKR from the coding sequence ATGGTTAATGGAGTGGATTTAGACAAATTAAAAGAGGAATGTGGGATTATAGGTATTTATGCTCCAGGAATAGAGAATATATCTCAACTAGCTTATTTTGGACTACATGCGTTGCAGCACAGAGGGCAGGAGAGTGCTGGGATTGCTGCAAACAAGGCTGGAGAAATTCATTATTATAAGGAAATGGGATTGGTTCAAGAGGTTTTTTCTGATGAGATTATTGAAAGACTTCAAGGAGATGTAGCCATAGGACATGTAAGATATTCTACTACAGGAGAAAGCTATGTAACAAATGCACAGCCTTTGGTTGTACATCATAAAGGTGGAGCTATAGCTCTTGCTCATAATGGAAATCTAGTAAATGCTAATATGATAAGAGAAAAGCTTGAGGATGATGGTGTTATTTTTCAGACGAGCATTGACAGTGAAGTCATTGCCAATATGATTGCAAGAAATCATAAGATGGGCATAGAAGAAGCTATCAAGAATACTATGAAGGAAATTAGAGGTTCTTATGCATTGGTGATTACTTGTAAAGATAAGCTGATTGGGCTTAGAGATCCCCATGGACTTAGACCTTTATGCCTTGGAAAGATTGATGGTGGATATGTATTATCTTCAGAAAGCTGTGCTTTTCATGTAATTGGTGCAGAGTTTATAAGGGATATTGCCCCTGGGGAAATGATTATTATTGAGAATAATGAAATAAAAAGCATACAATATAACAAGAACGCTAAAAAGGCATTGTGTTCTTTTGAATTTGTTTATTTTGCGAGACCAGATAGCACATTAGATGGACAAAGTGTATATGTAGCCAGAAGAAACGCAGGGAAAATTCTTGCAAAAGAGCATCCAGTAGATGCAGATTTGGTTATTGCAGTACCAGATTCTGGAACGGTGGCAGCCATCGGTTATGCACAAGAATCAAAGATTCCTTTTGGCGAAGGGCTTATCAAAAATAGATATGTAGGAAGAACTTTTATACAACCAGATCAAAGAATGCGTGAGCGAAGCGTAAGATTAAAGTTGAATGTATTAAAGGAAAATATTAAGGGAAAAAGATTAGTCATGGTGGATGATTCTATTGTAAGAGGAACAACAAGTAAACAAATTGTTGACATGCTAAAGCATGCAGGTGCAAAGGAAGTTCACGTAAGGGTATGTTCACCACCCGTAAAATATTCCTGTTATTTTGGAATTGATACACCTACTAGAAAAAATCTTGTAGGAGCTGTCCATTCAGTAGAAGAAATCAGAGAAATGATAGGTGCAGATAGCTTAGGTTACTTAAGTATAGATGGATTGGTTGAATCGATCCATATGGATGGAGGAAGTCTTTGCAGCGCATGTTTTAGTGGAGATTATCCTATGGAAGTTCCAAAACAAGGAAGCAAATACTTATTTGAGAAAAGATAG